The Thalassoglobus sp. JC818 genome segment TGCAACCTTTCGACTCGGGAACAAGGAAGACAGCCCGGAGATCGAGGGAGAGCAGATCGTAAGAATCGGACGACCACCGTTTCGAATCGCCAACACCGAAGTCAGTGTCACACTTAACAACCCTGCGTTGAACAAGGTTCAAGTCCTCGACATCGCTGGGCACCTCGTCGACACTCTAGATGTCAGCAACGGTCGAGTGACACTTCCACAGAATGCGATTTACGCCATCGTGACGACGAACGACTGATTTCAACGCACCCGTTTCACCTTCCCATCATCGTTTCTGAAATCAACGAAACGGCGGAGCGCGCCCATCAGCACGCTCCGCCGTTCGATCTTTTAACAATTGGTCAAAGAAGCAAGATCAATCGAGGTACATGAACTCGTTCAGGTTCAATGCCAGCAGGCAGAAGTTCTTGAGGGCAGTCGATTGATCCTGACCGTATTCAGACTGCAAGTCATTGACCAAGTCCGTGCCGCGATCAATCTCCGTCTGAGTAGGATCACGCTGCAAAACTCGTTCAAGAGCCAACTGAATCTGATCGCTCAAGTCATCGCCGGCCTCAGCCACGATGTCTTTCGCGAAGAGGGCTGCTTGCGAATTCAGGAAGTCGCTGTTCAACATGCCGAGCGCCTGAGTTGGCTGCGTCGTGGCGAATCGAACCGGGCAGGTGAAGTCTGTGTCCGCCACATCAAATGAAGCCATCAGCGGAACTGTCAGCGAGCGTTTGAGATGGATGTAAATACTTCTCCGCCGTCGTTCTTCTTCACTGGAATCATCCCATCCCTGACCAGGTCGAGACTGTCCAGCGAGCACTTCTTCTGGAATGAGCGGATAGATGCTCGGTCCGTACATGTCATTGAGATTCAACGTTCCGTTCGCTGCGAGAATCGAATCGCGAATCTCTTCAGCTCGGAGGCGTCGCATATCAAATCGCCAGTAAAGCTGATTCGTTGGATCAACTTCGAGTCCCTGTTCCTGAGGAGCTGAAGACATTCTCCAGGTCGAAGACATGACCATTTGTTTGATCAACGACTTCAGACTTTGACCATCCTCGCGGAACTGAACCGCTAACCACTCCAGCAGTTCCGGATGCGTCGGAGCGACACCGGTCAATCCGAAGTCATTGGGTGACTGGACCAGTCCTCGACCGAAGCTCCACTGCCAGATGCGATTCACAACCACGCGAAGTGGCAGACCGTTCTCAGGATCTGTAACCCAGTCGGCCAAAGCACGTCGTCGCCCGCTGCTCTGACCGTGCGCTGGTGGAGAAATCACAGGAGAGTCGTCCGTCAACACGGTGGGAAATCCGGGCTCAACGATATCCCCTTCCGAAGATGCATTTCCTCGAATCAGAATGTAAGTCGCTGGTGCATCCATTCCGTGTTCGGTCACTGCGAGTGCTTGATCAGCGATTTGCGGCGGATGATTCTTCAGCTCTGTCCACTCTTTTCGAATGCGAGCGTAGTCGTCGAACTCTTCTTGCGTGAGATACTTGCCGACATACTTTTTGACGATTCGTAACCGAACGGAATCAGCCTGAAAATCGTCCTTTTCCCCTCCTTGAAGGCTTTCACGAATTCGATCTTCGATTTGGTCTAAGTCTGTGCGGAGACTCTCGACTTGTTTGTGGTACGCCGCAGATTCCTCCTTAAACATTGCTTCCTGCTCAGGAGTCGCGATGCTGCGAACTGATCGCTCGTACACGGACTCGTCGGAGCGAAGCCCGTAACGTTTGACGTTCCGGAAGAATGCGACCATTCGGTAATAGTCGGCCTGCGGAATCGGATCGAGTTTGTGATCGTGACAACGGGCACAGTTCATCGTCAGCCCGAGAAAGCCCTGTGAAGTCGTTGCGATGATGTCATCCAGCTCGTCGAACATCGCCAGTTTCGGATCAGCTGGCTCATCATCCCATTGCCCCAAGCGATAGTAACCGGTAGCGATGATTGAATCGGGTGTCGTTTCGTCGAGTTCGTCGCCAGCGAGTTGCTCTCGAACGAATTCGTCGTACGGCTTGTCATCGTTGAAGGCCCTGATGACATAGTCACGGTATTTCCAGACAAACGGCTTCGGATTGTCCCGTTCGAAGCTGTTGGTTTCTGCATATCGAACCAGGTCCAACCAGTAGCGAGCCCAGTGTTCTCCGAAGTGTGGAGATTCGAGCAATTCGTCGACAAGGTCTTCGAATGCGTCCGGGGAATCATTGTTGACGAATTGGTCCACTTGCTCAGGAGTGGGAGGCAAGCCAATCAAGGTGTAAGAGAGGCGCCGTACAAGTGACTCACGACTTGCTTGCAAATTGGGTTGCAGGCCGGCGTCTTTCAGCTTCTGGAAAATGAACGCGTCGATGGGAGTCTGAACAAATTCGGAGTCGACTTGAGGAACTTCCACCGCTTCGAGCGGCCGGAACGACCAGTGATTTCGAGTTTCCTCATTTACTTCAGGAATGCCGTGCTCTTCTTCAATCGCGATCACATCCGTTCGCTCCGGCATCGGAGCTTTCATATCAATCCACTTGCGGATGATGGCAATCGATTCTTCAGGCAGTTTGCCTGAAGGCGGCATCTCGTAGCTTTCGTAGTTGACCGCATCCAGGATCATGCTGAACTCTGGAGACTCCAGATCAACCCCTGCCCCACTCTCTCCCCCCGCGAGAACGTTCTCGCGGGTATAGAGGTTGAGCCCTCCTTTGGCTTTTCCGTTCCCATGGCACTGATAACAGTGTTCGGCGAAAATCGGCTCGACCTTCTCAACGTAGAAGTCGACTCCAGATTCATCCGCTGAAGTGCCCAATGGCATCAAAGCTGTTAGCGAAGCAAGGAAGAAAGCTAGTTGTTTCATGGGAAGACTCTAAAGCCGTCGGAAGACGAAGGTGGGATTTCGGTCAAACCGAAATTGAGATCTGTTACCAAGATGAAACTCTCAGAACCAATTCTTACGGAACTCGCGAGAGAAGGCAACTTGGGATGATTTGAACTGTGCCTGATTTCGCGAGAGATTCCATCCGAAAACTCTGTTCTGATCACAAAGAAGTCCTCAATTTGAAGAAATGCATCACAGTATCTGTGATCCCGAAGCACGGCGACTTGAATCTTCGGTCTCTTTGCTGTGCTGCAACAACTTCGAGTGTCGAGACAATTCCGCTCATGAATTCGATTCCTTCGTGTTCGGAAAACGATTCCGAACGACGGTCAATAATCACCGGAGAGAAGTTGGTGTTGGGGAGCTAAAGAAAGTTTTCAGAGTGTTCATCGAATCATTTTTCGAACGCCGTTGCACTCGGATTGCAGGTGACCGAATCAACGAGCTGGTAAGCGATGATTTTGCATCGACGAGGCAGTCCCAAGCTCCGATTTGGTCAAGATTTACTGCAAATTGCCTCCGATTCCGATCGAATTCGGACGTCGCCCGCTGCCGACACAGGCATGCCATCCGCATAACCGATTCTGTTCGCTCAATTCAATTAACTTTCTTGAATCTCCCATCTTTACAGGTTGACTTCCGTAGAAGTTGCTGATTTAGTGGTGGCCAGTCTCGACTCGTGGAAACGGAAAAAGAAAGTTGATCTGGGCGATTTTGGGCTCGCGGTTCGAGATTCAATCACATCACACGATCCCATCTCAAAATCAAATCGCCATTTATGATCAGACCCAAACTGCGCTCACGTCGCCATATTCTTTCGACGGTTCCTGCGATTGAATGGCTTGAACCGCGAACGATGCTCAGTTCGACTGCCTCGCTGGTCGATCCAACGATTGTTCAACAGTCGAACGATACCCCGGTTGCGATTTCCGCCGACGCTCCGAACACGGTTTCCTCTTCAATTGAAGTGAGTGGAATCGACGGGATCGTCACGGACCTGCAGATTGCGTTCGACATCACCCATGAGTCGACTGGTCACCTGACCGGAATTCTCATCGCTCCCGACGGATCAACCGTCACACTCTTCGATCGAATCGGACTCTGGCTCCCCAACTTCCATGGCACTGTTCTCGACGATGCTGCCGACACTGCGATTGCGGATGCTGGTGCACCATTCACCGGAACATTCCGGCCGATGAAGGAACTTGCGGCGCTCGATGGAATCGATCCCAACGGAACCTGGACATTCAAGGTTATCGACCGACAGGCTGGCCGTGGAGGATCACTCGATAACTGGTCCATTACCATCACCGCGGAAGACGTTTCTCCCAGCGGACAGGATGCAAACGGCGTCTTCTACAACAAAGAGAACTTCCTGATCCGTTCCGATGTCGCTTCCACCATCACATCCGAAATCGATGTCGCTGGACTCAACGGACTCATCGCAGATATCAACGTCGGCGTTGAGATCACTCACGAATCCTCTGGCAATCTGACTGGAACAATAATCGCTCCCGACGGAACGCGAATCACATTGTTCGAGCGAACAGGACTCTGGCTGCCGGACTTCACCGGCACAATCCTCGACGATCAGGCATCACAGTCCATTCAGGGCGCCAGTGCTCCATTCACAGGATCGTTCCAGCCCAAGGATCTGCTCGAAGCACTCAACGGAGCTGATCCGAACGGAACATGGATTCTGGAAGTTGTGGACCATCAACCGGGACGCGGCGGGCAACTCAATGAATGGACACTCGACATCACCACAGATGACGATGGGCCTCCTCCACCAACAGGCGAAACGGTAACGACCGAAACAAACGATACCCCGATTGCGATTTCCGCCGACTCTGCGAATACGGTGACCTCTTCACTTGAAGTCAGCGGAATCAACGGGATCGTCACGGACCTGCAGATTGCGTTCGACATCACCCATGAGTCGACCGGCCATCTGACCGGAATTCTCATCGCTCCCGACGGATCAACCGTCACACTCTTCGATCGAATCGGACTCTGGCTCCCCAACTTCCATGGCACTGTTCTCGACGATGCTGCCGACACTGCGATTGCGGATGCTGGTGCACCATTCACCGGAACATTCCGGCCGATGAAGGAACTTGCGGCGCTCGATGGAATCGATCCCAACGGAACCTGGACATTCAAGGTTATCGACCGACAGGCTGGCCGTGGAGGATCACTCGATAACTGGTCCATTACCATCACCGCGGAAGACGTTTCTCCCAGCGGACAGGATGCAAACGGCGTCTTCTACAACAAAGAGAACTTCCTGATCCGTTCCGATGTCGCTTCCACCATCACATCCGAAATCGATGTCGCTGGACTCAACGGACTCATCGCAGATATCAACGTCGGCGTTGAGATCACTCACGAATCCTCTGGCAATCTGACTGGAACAATAATCGCTCCCGACGGAACGCGAATCACATTGTTCGAGCGAACAGGACTCTGGCTGCCGGACTTCACCGGCACAATCCTCGACGATCAGGCATCACAGTCCATTCAGGGCGCCAGTGCTCCATTCACAGGATCGTTCCAGCCCAAGGATCTGCTCGAAGCACTCAACGGAGCTGATCCGAACGGAACATGGATTCTGGAAGTTGTGGACCATCAACCGGGACGCGGCGGGCAACTCAATGAATGGACACTCGACATCACCACAGATGACGGAACTCCTCCCCCACCGACAGGTGAAACAGGCACAATTCAGTTTGCGACGGGAGTCGTTCGAGTCGGCGATGCATTGACGATTAACGTGACTGATCCGGATCTCGCTGGCGCATCGACACTCGCAGTCCAGGTCAACTCAGCTAACGATCAGGAAACTGTCGTGCTGAATGCTCTTGAAAATGGACAATTCTCCGGACAACTCGCCACTTCAGCCGTTGCGGCGGCGAACGCAAATGGAGTTTTGTCGGTCATTGCTGGAGAAACAGTCACAGCGACGTACGTCGACACGCTTGATGAGAATGGTCAGTCCACGACTCTCACCAGCACGAAGACTTTCGCTCGAACGACTGCAACGCTCAGCTTCGATCAGACGAGCTACGATGCCGGAGACGTCCTGACGATCACAGTGAACGACATCGATCTGTCTGGATTGGGCAGCCTCGATGTCTCTCTCACGTCGGCCAGCGATTCCGAATCCGTGACGCTGACGGAAATTTCTCGAGGACTCTTCCGAGGATCAATCACTTCGAGCGATGCTGCGTCGAGCAACAATGACTCAGTGTTCAGCGTTGACGGTGGAGTGACGATCACAGCTTCTTACCTCGATCCTGTTTCATCCAACGGACAACCGGTAACAGTCTCTCGGACTGCTTCGATCAATGTCCCGCCTCCACCGACTGGATCGAACGGAACGCTGACGCTGTCACCCACACTCCTCAATGTCGGCGGTGTGTTGACGGTCACGCTCAACGATCCGGATCTCGCTGGGCAGTCGCAAGCCACTGTTCACCTGTCGACGTCTCTGGACTCAGAGTCACTCACGTTGAACGCTCAAGGTGGAGGTCTCTTCACTCGCACAATTGGAACGACAGCGGCCAATACTTCGAACCACAACGGAACGCTTTCGGTTGTCGCGGACGAAACAATCACCGCCAGTTACGTCGACGAACTTGATTCGAACGGCGGTCAGCAGACACGCCTTTCGTTCGCGAACGTTCGGTCAAACACAGGCCAGATCAGCCTCAATCAATCAGACTATGAAGCTGGTGACGTCGTCACCGTAACGCTGCAAGATGTTGACCTCACCGGATTGAGTTCCGTTCAGGTGCAGCTCAATGCCGGAAGTGACGCAGAGACGCTGACGCTGACAGCATTGGGAAATGGAGCCTTTCGAGGGAGTATCGGCTCAAACAACCAAGCAGCGAGTAGCGGGAACGGAACGCTCAACTTCCAGAACACCATCTCCCTGACTGCAACCTATCTCGATCAGAACAATGCATCAGGCAATAACCAGGCCATTCAGGCAACGTCAACCGTTACCTACGTTCCGCCTCCAGTCTCTGAGTTCGAGATTGTTGTCCGCTTCACTGATAACAACCTCACTGCTTCGCAGCAGGCAATCTTTGCTGACGCAGCAGCTCGCTGGTCGGAAATCATCATTGGAGACCTTCCAGATGCGTTTACCAGCATCGGGGTTGTCGACGACATTGTCATCGACGCGAGTGCTCCAGAAATTGACGGACGCGGAGGAATTCTCGGATCAGCTGGCCCACGTGAAGTCCGCGGCGGATCTTTGATTCCGTCATATGGTGTGATGAGATTCGACTCGGCTGATCTTGATTGGCTGGAAGCTCAGGGACGACTCGTTGATGTCATCATCCATGAAATGGGTCACGTCCTCGGAATTGGAACGATGTGGTCAGGGATGGGACTTGTTTCTGGCCTTGGATCGACAAATCCGATCTTTACTGGAACCCAGGCTCGC includes the following:
- a CDS encoding DUF1549 domain-containing protein, which gives rise to MKQLAFFLASLTALMPLGTSADESGVDFYVEKVEPIFAEHCYQCHGNGKAKGGLNLYTRENVLAGGESGAGVDLESPEFSMILDAVNYESYEMPPSGKLPEESIAIIRKWIDMKAPMPERTDVIAIEEEHGIPEVNEETRNHWSFRPLEAVEVPQVDSEFVQTPIDAFIFQKLKDAGLQPNLQASRESLVRRLSYTLIGLPPTPEQVDQFVNNDSPDAFEDLVDELLESPHFGEHWARYWLDLVRYAETNSFERDNPKPFVWKYRDYVIRAFNDDKPYDEFVREQLAGDELDETTPDSIIATGYYRLGQWDDEPADPKLAMFDELDDIIATTSQGFLGLTMNCARCHDHKLDPIPQADYYRMVAFFRNVKRYGLRSDESVYERSVRSIATPEQEAMFKEESAAYHKQVESLRTDLDQIEDRIRESLQGGEKDDFQADSVRLRIVKKYVGKYLTQEEFDDYARIRKEWTELKNHPPQIADQALAVTEHGMDAPATYILIRGNASSEGDIVEPGFPTVLTDDSPVISPPAHGQSSGRRRALADWVTDPENGLPLRVVVNRIWQWSFGRGLVQSPNDFGLTGVAPTHPELLEWLAVQFREDGQSLKSLIKQMVMSSTWRMSSAPQEQGLEVDPTNQLYWRFDMRRLRAEEIRDSILAANGTLNLNDMYGPSIYPLIPEEVLAGQSRPGQGWDDSSEEERRRRSIYIHLKRSLTVPLMASFDVADTDFTCPVRFATTQPTQALGMLNSDFLNSQAALFAKDIVAEAGDDLSDQIQLALERVLQRDPTQTEIDRGTDLVNDLQSEYGQDQSTALKNFCLLALNLNEFMYLD
- a CDS encoding proprotein convertase P-domain-containing protein, which codes for MLSSTASLVDPTIVQQSNDTPVAISADAPNTVSSSIEVSGIDGIVTDLQIAFDITHESTGHLTGILIAPDGSTVTLFDRIGLWLPNFHGTVLDDAADTAIADAGAPFTGTFRPMKELAALDGIDPNGTWTFKVIDRQAGRGGSLDNWSITITAEDVSPSGQDANGVFYNKENFLIRSDVASTITSEIDVAGLNGLIADINVGVEITHESSGNLTGTIIAPDGTRITLFERTGLWLPDFTGTILDDQASQSIQGASAPFTGSFQPKDLLEALNGADPNGTWILEVVDHQPGRGGQLNEWTLDITTDDDGPPPPTGETVTTETNDTPIAISADSANTVTSSLEVSGINGIVTDLQIAFDITHESTGHLTGILIAPDGSTVTLFDRIGLWLPNFHGTVLDDAADTAIADAGAPFTGTFRPMKELAALDGIDPNGTWTFKVIDRQAGRGGSLDNWSITITAEDVSPSGQDANGVFYNKENFLIRSDVASTITSEIDVAGLNGLIADINVGVEITHESSGNLTGTIIAPDGTRITLFERTGLWLPDFTGTILDDQASQSIQGASAPFTGSFQPKDLLEALNGADPNGTWILEVVDHQPGRGGQLNEWTLDITTDDGTPPPPTGETGTIQFATGVVRVGDALTINVTDPDLAGASTLAVQVNSANDQETVVLNALENGQFSGQLATSAVAAANANGVLSVIAGETVTATYVDTLDENGQSTTLTSTKTFARTTATLSFDQTSYDAGDVLTITVNDIDLSGLGSLDVSLTSASDSESVTLTEISRGLFRGSITSSDAASSNNDSVFSVDGGVTITASYLDPVSSNGQPVTVSRTASINVPPPPTGSNGTLTLSPTLLNVGGVLTVTLNDPDLAGQSQATVHLSTSLDSESLTLNAQGGGLFTRTIGTTAANTSNHNGTLSVVADETITASYVDELDSNGGQQTRLSFANVRSNTGQISLNQSDYEAGDVVTVTLQDVDLTGLSSVQVQLNAGSDAETLTLTALGNGAFRGSIGSNNQAASSGNGTLNFQNTISLTATYLDQNNASGNNQAIQATSTVTYVPPPVSEFEIVVRFTDNNLTASQQAIFADAAARWSEIIIGDLPDAFTSIGVVDDIVIDASAPEIDGRGGILGSAGPREVRGGSLIPSYGVMRFDSADLDWLEAQGRLVDVIIHEMGHVLGIGTMWSGMGLVSGLGSTNPIFTGTQARIAYGNLLGTGPQDVPVENAGGAGTRDAHWRESIFGTELMTGYLNSGVSNPISSVTVASLADMGYEVNMAAADFYTLPGSLTSTTTENGTATGSDSKSLHDDDHEDEDHDHDHGFGIVYIPDYIIMPTVDEVSSMNPLALKQLRRFGKAKLDDEWFSQFESLSV